ACCTCGTTCCAGGGGTTGCGAGACGACTGCGGATGCAGCCGATGTCCGCAGAGTGTCGCATGTCACACCGTGCTGCGCATGCACAGTGACGCCGTCGTGCTCCTGCCATGGCAGCGGAGCCACTGGGGGTCGGACAGCGGCAGGGCCCCGGACTCGCCGTCCGGGGCCCTGCCTCTGTCATCACTCGCACCTTCACCGCTCGCACGTCGATGAGGTGGTTCCACCGTAGGCACCGCGGATGGGGGCAGACCGGACGCGGCCTGGCAGTTCCCTGGACACCCCTGGACCCGGTCGCGCCGGCGTCGCCCCTCTCCCTCCCGCCCACCTCGCTATGCTGACTCTGTGTCCGGCGGCGCCGTCGGGCCTGCCTGCTGGCCCCCTCACCCCCGGGAGATCCCCCATGGCTCGACTCCACCGCGTCCACGAGAGCGCTGACGCCGTCCGCCCCCGGGCACTGCGGCCCGCCGCCGCGCTGCTCACCATGGGCCTGCTGCTCACCGGCTGCGCCGGCGCGGACGGCGAGCAGACCGAGGACGGCCAGAGCGCCGCCGCCGCCACCGCCCAGGACGGCGGGGCCACCGCCTCCACCACCGGCGGAGCCGAGGCCACCGGCGGAGCCGAGGCCGGCGGCAGCCAGGACACTGTGGCTGAGAGCCAGGGCGAGGGGGCGCCCTCCGTGGATCCGGCCGACTTCCCGGCGTCCAACACCACCGGGCTGACCCGCATGGAGACCCTCAAGGGCACCGGCGTGGTGCCGAAGTCCGTGGTCTCCAACCAGCACGGGCTGATGATCACCAACAACGTGACCTACCGGCACAACGTCGTGCTCTTCGACACCGAGACCCGCGAGGTGGTCCAGGCCCTGGACGACACCGTGGACACGGACGCGATGGGCATCGAGGGCCTGTCCGGCGTGGTCAGCGGCGCCCCGGTGGAGGCCGCGTGGACCCAGGACGGCCGGTTCGCCTACGTCACCCAGTACGGGCTGTACGACGTGGGCGCGGAACCGGATGACAACTGCACCGCCGGCTCGGCGATCGCCCCCTCCCTGGTCTACCGGTACTCGGTGGAGGAGAAGGACTGGGACGCCGCCTACCGCGTGGGCCGGGTGCCCAAGTACGTGGCCCTGTCCCCGGACGAGTCCCGCCTGCTGGTCACCAACTGGTGCGACTCGAACATGACCGTCCTCGACACCGCCTCCGGGGAGACCGAGCACACCATCCCCCTGGACACCATGCCCCGCGGCATCGTCGTGCTGCCGGACAACAAGACCGCTTACGCCACCGCCATGTGGGCGGACAAGCTCTACCGCGTGGACCTGGAGGCCGGCACCTCCGAGGTGGTCATGCACACCGGCAAGAACCCGCGCCACCTCGTCCTGTCCCCGGACGGGAAGACCCTCTACCTGACGCTCTCCGGCGCCGACCAGATCGTGAAGCTGGACGCCGAGACCGGCGAGGTCCTCGACAGCGCGCCGGCCGGGGACGAGCCGCGCTCCATGGACATCTCCACCGACGGCACGGCCCTCTACGTGGTGAACTACTACGATTCCACGCTGACCAAGATCGACGCCGAGACCCTCGAGATCATCGACACGGCACCGGCCGGCGTCCACGCCGTCGGCGTCACCTACGACGAGCCCTCCGGCGAGGTCTGGGTGGCCAACTACGGCGGCACCATCGACATCTACGACGACACCGACGGGGTGGGCCCGCGTGCCGGCGGCACCGCGAAGGCCTCGTCGGACACCGCAGGGGGGTGACCCCGCCCCCGGTCGTCGGACACGACGAAGGCCCCGGATCCATGATCCGGGGCCTTCGTCCACGTGGTGCGCGAGGGGGGACTTGAACCCCCACGTCCTTTCGAACACTGGCACCTGAAGCCAGCGCGTCTACCTATTCCGCCACTCGCGCGAGCGGCTTCCTCATCCGGTGCCGCGGAAACACGGTACCCGCCGAGGCAGCGAGGAACAGCCTACACCGGCCCGCAGCGCCCCCGCAACTCGCCCCCCGGGCGACGGCTCGGCCGGTCACCCGTTCACCCGGTCACCCGGTCGACGCCCCGCCGCCTCCCAGGCCGGACCCGTACTATCGGACGGACGACCACTTTCGGAGAGGAGCCCCGGTCCGTGGGACTTCTGGACAACCTCGAGCGTGGCCTCGAGAAGGCGGTGCGCTCGGCCTTCTCCGCCGGCGGCGCCCGGGCGGTGCAGCCGGTGGAGATCGCGTCCGCCCTCCGGCAGGAGATGGACGACGAGTCGTTCGCCCTGTCCGAGGGCCATACGGTGGCGCCCAACGACTTCACGGTGCACTTCTCCCCCGCGGACTTCGAGCGCGCCCGCACGTGGGGCAGCACCCTGGCCAGCGAGCTGTGCGACGAGGTCATCCGCCACGCCCAGGCCCAGGGCTACTCCCTCCCCGGCTCCGTCCGGGTGGCCTTCCACGCGGACGACGCCGTCCGCCCCGGCCGCATCGACGTCGTCTCCCGCCTCGACGACGGCTCCCGGACGCAGGCCCCCGCGGTCGCCCCGGCCCCGCAGGCCCGGCCGGCCGCCCCGGCCCGGCCGACGGCCTCCGCCGAGGCCCTCGACGGCGCCCCGCACCGCAGCGCCTCGGCGCCCCGCCGCGCGTCGTCCCCGGCCGCCCCCGCAGCGCGGCCCGCGCCCCGCGTCCCCTCGCCGGCGCCGAGGTCCGCCCCGGCTCGGCCGCCGGCCTCCGCCGACGACGCGACCCTCGTGATGCCCCGCGGCGGCGGCCGTCCCCGTCCGGCCGTGCCTGCGCTCGAGTTCGACGGCCGGATGCACCCGATCTCGCTCGAGGACATGGTGGTGGGCCGTTCGCCGGAGCAGGCGGACATCGTGGTCCCGGACTCCTCGGTCTCGCGCCGCCACCTGCGCCTGGTGCGAGTGGGCGCGGTGGTCACACTGATCGACCTCGGCAGCCGCAACGGCGTGGCGGTGGACGGGCGTCGCGTTGACGGCTCCACGGTGCTGCGCGAGGGTGATCGCATCACCGTGGGCCGGACCGAGATGGTCTTCCACGCCGACGCCACCGACGGGAGGACCCCCCAGTGAACGAGCTCGCCGTCGCCGTGCTCCGCCTCGGGCTCCTGCTGGCCCTGTGGGTGCTGATCCTGTCGATCGTCATGTCCCAGGGCCGGGACCTCGTGGTGGGCCGGCGCAACAAGACCCGTCTCGAGCAGGCCCGGCACGACGCCGGCCTGGTCACCGCCGTGCCCGCCGCCGGGGCGCACGCCGCCTCCGCGGACCGGCCGGCGCCCCGCCCCGCCGCGGAGGCGCGCTCCGCGGCGCCCGTGGTGCCCGCCCCGCGCCTGCCGCGCACCCTGCGGGTGACCGAGGGCCCGCTCGCCGGGCGCACCGTGGCCCTCGACGGCCCCGTGCTGCTGGGCCGCGCCGAGGACGCGGACCTGGTCCTCGAGGACGACTACGCCTCCGGTCGTCACGCCCGCCTGTTCCCGCAGGGCACCCGCTGGTTCCTCGAGGACCTGGGCTCCACGAACGGCACCTACGTGGACGGCGACCCCGTCACCCGCGCCCTGCCGCTGGGCCCGGGCTCCGCCCTGCGCATCGGCAAGACCGTCATGGTCCTCGAGGACTGACCCCGCATGCCCCTCGTCCTCCGCTACGCCGCACGCTCCGACGTCGGCCGCGTGCGCGCCAAGAACGACGACTCCGCGTACGTGGGCCGTCACCTCGCCGTGCTCGCCGACGGCATGGGCGGGCACGTGGGCGGCGACGTCGCGAGCGCCTCCACCGTGCTGGACCTGGCCCCCCTGGACGACGTGGGCTACGAGGACCCGGCCACCGTGCTGCCGGACGAGATCCAGAACGCGAACCTGGTGCTCAACGAACTGGTGCACGCCAACCCCAAGCTGGCCGGCATGGGCACCACGTGCACGGCCGCCCTGCTGGCGGGGACCACGCTGCACATGGCGCACATCGGCGACTCCCGCGCGTACCGCCTCCAGGACGGCGCGTTCTCGCAGGTCACCCGGGACCACACCTTCGTGCAGAAGCTCGTGGACGAGGGCCGGCTCTCCCCCGAGGAGGCCCAGCACCACCCCAACAAGAACGTGCTCATGCGGGTGCTGGGGGACGTGGACGCCTCCCCCGAGCTGGACGTGTTCGAGGTCCCCGTGGTCCCCGGCGAGCGGTGGCTGCTCTGCTCCGACGGCCTCACGGACGTGGTCCCCGTGACCCGCATCCAGGAGGTCCTGGCCGGTGCCGGCGCGCTCAACGAGGCCGTGGACACCCTCGTGGACCTCACCCTGGCCGGCGGTGCGCCGGACAACGTGACCATCGTGGTGTTCGAGGTGGCCGAGGGCAGCCCCGAGGAGCTCGCCCCGCCGCCCGAGGTGCACCTGTCCGAACAGGCCCTGGCCGCCGCGCGCCCCACCGAGCGCGGGCCCGTCTCCGGCCGCCTCCTGCGCGAGGACCTGGCCGCCCGCCCCCACCTGCTCGTGGGCGCCGCGAACTCCGCCGTGCGCACGGACCGGATCCCCGTGGTCACCCGCGGCGCCACCCTCCGCCGCTCCTCCGCCCTGCTCGGGGAGAGCCCGGTACCCGAGAACCGGCCCCGCCGCACCGCCGCCCTCCTCACGGCCGGCTCCGCCGCCGGAAGCGCCGCCGCCCCCGCCGCCCCGGCGTCCCCCTCTCCCACGGTCGCGGACGACGCCGGCCCGGGCCGCACGTCCGCGGCCGCCCCGGCCGCCCCGGGGCCGGGAGCGGAGGACGGGCCTCCCGCGGAGGGGCGCACCGCCGGAGCCGAGCCCGCGTCGGCGGGCCCCGCCGCGGGCGACGCCGGCGCCGGGCGGGGGCGCCGTCGTCGTGACCGTCCCGTGGAGTACCGCCGCGGCTGGTTCATCCCCGTGTTCACGGCGCTGCTCGCCCTGATCCTGGGGGCCGTGCTGCTGTGGGGCTACCTGTGGACCCAGACCCAGTACTACGTGGGCGAGGACCAGGGCCGGGTGGCGGTCTTCAAGGGCGTCCCGCAGACCCTCGGGCCGGTGGAGCTGTCCCGGGTGGACCGCACCACCGACGTCCCCCTGGACCGGCTGCCCGCCTACGCCCAGGACCGCGTCCGGCAGGGCATGCCCGCCCGGGACCTCGGCCACGCGGACCAGATCGTCGGCGAGCTGCAGGAGACCGCCGGCGCCCCCGTGGACGGGGGTGGGACGCCGTGACCGAGGTGATCTCCCCGGCCCGTCCCCGCCGCACCACCGAGCTGGTGCTGCTGGTGGCGGCGGTCGCCGTCGCCCTCGGCGCGGACCTGCTCGGCGTGCTCTCCACCTCCGGCACCGTGGGCGAGTCCTCCTGGGTGCCGATCGCGGTGCTCGGCGCCGCCGGCCTGGTGCTCC
This Micrococcus flavus DNA region includes the following protein-coding sequences:
- a CDS encoding FhaA domain-containing protein, with translation MGLLDNLERGLEKAVRSAFSAGGARAVQPVEIASALRQEMDDESFALSEGHTVAPNDFTVHFSPADFERARTWGSTLASELCDEVIRHAQAQGYSLPGSVRVAFHADDAVRPGRIDVVSRLDDGSRTQAPAVAPAPQARPAAPARPTASAEALDGAPHRSASAPRRASSPAAPAARPAPRVPSPAPRSAPARPPASADDATLVMPRGGGRPRPAVPALEFDGRMHPISLEDMVVGRSPEQADIVVPDSSVSRRHLRLVRVGAVVTLIDLGSRNGVAVDGRRVDGSTVLREGDRITVGRTEMVFHADATDGRTPQ
- a CDS encoding YncE family protein, whose amino-acid sequence is MARLHRVHESADAVRPRALRPAAALLTMGLLLTGCAGADGEQTEDGQSAAAATAQDGGATASTTGGAEATGGAEAGGSQDTVAESQGEGAPSVDPADFPASNTTGLTRMETLKGTGVVPKSVVSNQHGLMITNNVTYRHNVVLFDTETREVVQALDDTVDTDAMGIEGLSGVVSGAPVEAAWTQDGRFAYVTQYGLYDVGAEPDDNCTAGSAIAPSLVYRYSVEEKDWDAAYRVGRVPKYVALSPDESRLLVTNWCDSNMTVLDTASGETEHTIPLDTMPRGIVVLPDNKTAYATAMWADKLYRVDLEAGTSEVVMHTGKNPRHLVLSPDGKTLYLTLSGADQIVKLDAETGEVLDSAPAGDEPRSMDISTDGTALYVVNYYDSTLTKIDAETLEIIDTAPAGVHAVGVTYDEPSGEVWVANYGGTIDIYDDTDGVGPRAGGTAKASSDTAGG
- a CDS encoding PP2C family protein-serine/threonine phosphatase, producing MPLVLRYAARSDVGRVRAKNDDSAYVGRHLAVLADGMGGHVGGDVASASTVLDLAPLDDVGYEDPATVLPDEIQNANLVLNELVHANPKLAGMGTTCTAALLAGTTLHMAHIGDSRAYRLQDGAFSQVTRDHTFVQKLVDEGRLSPEEAQHHPNKNVLMRVLGDVDASPELDVFEVPVVPGERWLLCSDGLTDVVPVTRIQEVLAGAGALNEAVDTLVDLTLAGGAPDNVTIVVFEVAEGSPEELAPPPEVHLSEQALAAARPTERGPVSGRLLREDLAARPHLLVGAANSAVRTDRIPVVTRGATLRRSSALLGESPVPENRPRRTAALLTAGSAAGSAAAPAAPASPSPTVADDAGPGRTSAAAPAAPGPGAEDGPPAEGRTAGAEPASAGPAAGDAGAGRGRRRRDRPVEYRRGWFIPVFTALLALILGAVLLWGYLWTQTQYYVGEDQGRVAVFKGVPQTLGPVELSRVDRTTDVPLDRLPAYAQDRVRQGMPARDLGHADQIVGELQETAGAPVDGGGTP
- a CDS encoding FHA domain-containing protein FhaB/FipA, producing MNELAVAVLRLGLLLALWVLILSIVMSQGRDLVVGRRNKTRLEQARHDAGLVTAVPAAGAHAASADRPAPRPAAEARSAAPVVPAPRLPRTLRVTEGPLAGRTVALDGPVLLGRAEDADLVLEDDYASGRHARLFPQGTRWFLEDLGSTNGTYVDGDPVTRALPLGPGSALRIGKTVMVLED